The stretch of DNA CGGTAATCGGACGTATATTTAAGCACATCATGAAAAACAAGCACTTGACCATCACAGTGACGGCCTGCTCCTATTCCAATCGTCGGAATCGACAGCTCGCGAGTGATGAGCTCGGCCACTTCCTCCGTGACCAGCTCCAGTACAATTGCGAATGCTCCAGCCTTCTCAAGGGCCTTGGCATCCTCCATCAGCCGGCGGGCATCCTTCTCATCCTTACCTTGAACGCGGTAGCCGCCAATCTGGTTCACAGACTGCGGGGTTAGGCCAATATGACCAAGCACCGGAACGCCAGCATTTACGATAGCTGCCACCGTATCCGCAATTTCCGCTCCCCCCTCCATCTTAACGGCATGAGCGTGACCTTCCTGCATCAGTCTCCGCACCTCGCGAAGCGTCTCATCCTTACTACCGTGATAAGTCATAAATGGTAAATCAGTGACGATAAATGTCGATGTAGCCCCTCGCGCTACCGCACGGGTGTGGTACACCATATCATCCATCGTAACTGGAATTGTCGTATCATAACCGAGAACCACGTTGCCCAGAGAATCACCAACAAGGAGCATATCCACCCCTGCCTCTTCCGCAAGGCGTGCAGAAGGATAGTCATATGCGGTGATCATCGTAATTGGCACTGCTTCCCGTTTCATTTTTCTCATTTTCAAAATATTTATTGCCTGTTTGGCCGCCACAGCCTTTCCTCCTCTTCATGAATCAAAAGATAGGATTTGCTTCTCGGGCGCACAAAAAAACCTTTTAGCAGTGCGCTAAAAAGGTCCGAAAGTCCAAAAAAGAGTCACTTGGCGTTCGTCCCTTCTGTCTCGGTCCCTTCGGCTCAGAGCAGAATCCAACGTAACCGACAATAGAATCATGACGGTTATTCAATTCAGATCATCAATAATATGTCCATAAGAGTGCGATTCGCATGGTGCGATACCGCCTCTCAAGGACAGTATAACAAAAGACGTCAACGATTTCATCTATCCAAACGAATATCTCCTGAAAATATCGTGAACCTTTCTCCCTGCTCGTCCAGCAGAATTAGGGCGCCTGATTCATCTAGCGACACGGCCTGCCCTTTGACCTCCCCACGGGGAGTGTTCACAATGAGTGTCCGGTTTATGCTGACAGAAAGTGCCTCCCACAAATGGGCTATCGGACGGAAGCCTTCCGCCAGATATAAATCATACAAACCCTCGAGCTCATTCATAACCGTTCCAGCCAGCACGGCGCGGTCCATGGACTTGCCTGCTGCGATTTTGAGTGAGGTCATGATTTCCTGCAAATCTGCAGGCAACTCATCTTGGGTAACATTAACATCAATACCGATGCCAGCAATACAGTATCTGATCCGCTCTTCCTCTGTTACCGACTCCAGCAAAATTCCGCAGGTCTTGCGGCCTTGGATCAGAATATCGTTAGGCCACTTGATCCCGGCGTCCACACCAGCCACGGTCCGGATCGCCTGGCAGACGGCGACCGCTGTAAGCAGCGTCAGCTGAGGGGCTGCGGTAAGAGGAAGGGATGGGCGAAGCAGAACACTCATCCACAGCCCCTTCCCCGGCGGGGAGAACCATTTCCGGCCCATACGGCCGCGCCCTGCTGTCTGCTCCTCTGCGATCACCAGCGCCCCTTCCGAAGCGCCTTGATCTGCTAGCATTCTTGCTTCCTCCTGGGTAGAACCCGTAATCTCTACAACTTTCAAAGCTCGGCCCAAACGCTTGGTCTGTAAGCTTCCAAGCAGAGAAGCTGGGTCTAGACGATCAGGCACTCCTGTCATCAGATACCCTTTTCGTGAGACAGCCTCGAAGCTGTACCCTACTTCTCTAAGCTTATTGATATGCTTCCATACGGCTGTCCGGCTAATTTGAAGTTTCCGGCTGATTTCCTCACCGGATATGTACTCTCCCGGAGCCGAGCGGAACAGCTTAAGCAGTTCTTCACTGTGATTATTCATCATGAACACGTTCCTTTGCTTCCATCAATAATGTCTCCCGCTCATTGGGAATATCTCCAGCAGCAACTGCATGCAGCAGTTCCTTCATTAGCTTGCCCAGCCAAGGGCCTCCCCGCCGCTCAAGAACTGTAAGCACATCGCCTCCCGTAACGGCGAGATCCTTCAATTCCTGCACTTGAACCTGGCGGTACCAGTCCTGTCCCTTCCTTAACAGCAAACTGTGAACATATATAGAAGGCCCAGCCTCAAGTGAATTCCCCCCGTAAATCACCGCTTCTCTTCGCAGCCATAAACCTGCGATGGCTTGTCCATATTCTACCTGAAGCCGAGTCCAGCAGCGCCGCAGCTGGTCGAAGGCGGGATCACTCTCTTCTTCTGCGGATTCTTCAATGATCAGCGAAGCTTGACTAACGATCTGAGCGTCAAAGTCAAGAATAGCTGCAACCGTATCCGCCACAACATTTGGAAATGTCCAGCTCCTCATCAGCTCACGGGCATCATCCCCTGAACACCCCAGAGACTGAAGCAGCAAGGACCATCTCAGCTCTGGAGCTGTGATCGGAAGGCGCTCCAGATAAGTTATTAAAGTGCCTGGCTTATGCCGGGGAACCGGCGCTTTCAAAGCTTGCAGCAAACCGCTGCGGTCAAGAAATGCCAGACCGCGAAGAGGCTGCGGGCCGGCTACAATACGCTCCAATTCGGCCCGAATACGCTCTACGGCAATAAAGGAGAAGCCGTCACGCTGGCTTTGGAGGCCCCTC from Paenibacillus sp. CAA11 encodes:
- the panB gene encoding 3-methyl-2-oxobutanoate hydroxymethyltransferase, whose product is MAAKQAINILKMRKMKREAVPITMITAYDYPSARLAEEAGVDMLLVGDSLGNVVLGYDTTIPVTMDDMVYHTRAVARGATSTFIVTDLPFMTYHGSKDETLREVRRLMQEGHAHAVKMEGGAEIADTVAAIVNAGVPVLGHIGLTPQSVNQIGGYRVQGKDEKDARRLMEDAKALEKAGAFAIVLELVTEEVAELITRELSIPTIGIGAGRHCDGQVLVFHDVLKYTSDYREKRFVKTYADIGSLIKSGISAYVQEVKTGAFPAQENVFTAEEAVIEALYGAKKEKEGDPS
- a CDS encoding biotin--[acetyl-CoA-carboxylase] ligase → MNNHSEELLKLFRSAPGEYISGEEISRKLQISRTAVWKHINKLREVGYSFEAVSRKGYLMTGVPDRLDPASLLGSLQTKRLGRALKVVEITGSTQEEARMLADQGASEGALVIAEEQTAGRGRMGRKWFSPPGKGLWMSVLLRPSLPLTAAPQLTLLTAVAVCQAIRTVAGVDAGIKWPNDILIQGRKTCGILLESVTEEERIRYCIAGIGIDVNVTQDELPADLQEIMTSLKIAAGKSMDRAVLAGTVMNELEGLYDLYLAEGFRPIAHLWEALSVSINRTLIVNTPRGEVKGQAVSLDESGALILLDEQGERFTIFSGDIRLDR
- a CDS encoding CCA tRNA nucleotidyltransferase yields the protein MSLSWSQVDPLMLAQGEQVLRRLEDSGFAAYFVGGCVRDEIMGRPVHDMDIATSARPEQVMEIFERTVPTGLQHGTVTVVLEGNPFEVTTFRKETVYVDHRRPAGVEFVDGIEEDLLRRDFTMNAMARDLRGRIVDPYGGQRDIQRGWIRCVGRAEERFEEDALRMMRAIRFASVFGFRLVKSLWRGLQSQRDGFSFIAVERIRAELERIVAGPQPLRGLAFLDRSGLLQALKAPVPRHKPGTLITYLERLPITAPELRWSLLLQSLGCSGDDARELMRSWTFPNVVADTVAAILDFDAQIVSQASLIIEESAEEESDPAFDQLRRCWTRLQVEYGQAIAGLWLRREAVIYGGNSLEAGPSIYVHSLLLRKGQDWYRQVQVQELKDLAVTGGDVLTVLERRGGPWLGKLMKELLHAVAAGDIPNERETLLMEAKERVHDE